The Thermococcus sp. genome includes a window with the following:
- a CDS encoding Na+/H+ antiporter subunit E, with amino-acid sequence MGEASKISRYLYTVIVLFLIWLFLTASLDPQELGFGLLLALIVGAFTYEIFTTNGLANLNPKRIAYAIAYIPYFLWAMIMANLDVAYRVLHPKRPINPGIVECRTVLKSDVGKLSLANSITLTPGTITLDVDGDRYFIHWIDVKDSSVEGASRNITEPFEKFLRVIFG; translated from the coding sequence TTCCTGATATGGCTGTTTCTAACGGCCAGTTTGGATCCACAGGAGCTAGGATTCGGCCTGCTACTGGCACTCATCGTCGGTGCGTTCACCTACGAGATATTCACCACCAACGGCCTTGCAAACCTCAACCCCAAGAGGATCGCCTATGCAATAGCCTACATCCCGTACTTTCTGTGGGCAATGATAATGGCAAACCTCGACGTGGCGTACAGGGTTCTGCACCCCAAGAGGCCCATAAACCCGGGGATCGTTGAGTGCAGAACCGTTCTCAAGAGCGACGTTGGAAAGCTCAGCCTTGCCAACTCAATCACCCTGACGCCGGGAACCATAACCCTCGACGTCGATGGGGACAGGTACTTCATACACTGGATAGACGTCAAAGATTCAAGCGTCGAGGGCGCATCTAGGAACATAACCGAGCCCTTTGAAAAGTTCCTGAGGGTGATCTTCGGATGA